In Chitinophaga nivalis, a single genomic region encodes these proteins:
- a CDS encoding non-ribosomal peptide synthetase: MKVLELLKQLRTIGIVPQADGDNLKLSGNTNAFTPALRQEIQAHKQELIAFLTESRNAAAMEVITPAGERTHYPLSNAQRRLWVLSQFEGGNQAYNITTEFHLKGTVVREKFEAAFRLAVQRHESLRTVFREVEGEPVQLILEDMPFAVSYSDIRHVADLKRKLTEEVAAAGNWLYDLENGPLLKVKLLQIATDEYAMIFSIHHIISDGWSIGVLVQEVMQHYKALCLGNKTDHRPLPVQYKDYVIWMETKLSGDSTSKAREYWRSRKLGEVAPITLPTDFKRPDTNYFEGASLKLYFENGLYASLEKFALDNKTTLFNVFRALLGVLLHKLSGQEQVIIGVPVAGRPSSQLHEQIGLYVNTLPLLSVFDGSLTFREYLNQISADSVHSLEFQHYPLDRIIEESAVSRNVSHNPLFDVMMVLQNTSIGDGTISYQHQHGFSLTPLDDYLYGGDRRHRPDVAAKFDLTFNFSSEPDLRYYLEIEYSTRLFKEESIRLLYDIFLYIIRQVMTAPAITLAAIQLADEAARKQILHTFNTLVGTVEETTILQLFAAKLHSDEPVLLTVDKTYSYAELDTYATAVAHKIYNRLAGGRCTVALLLDRTEKMLFAVVGCMKSGCTYVPVDVNYPDERIAYLLDDAGAGILLVDEIGKQRIPPTYTGNIIELDLLTAEDAPLLHLPAVSPDDTAYLIYTSGSTGKPKGVEITHRNAIAFLKWAADEFRNTPYEILYAATSYCFDLSVFEFFLPLIQGKKIRLLTSALQIPEWLPADDKVLLNTVPSVIRSLLEQKIDWTKVVAVNMAGEAAPLIFKEQLDYHRIAIRNLYGPSEDTTYSTVYRFRDDRYDTVPIGNPVGYTQAYILDKDANLLPVGVEGEICLSGLSVAKGYFNNPELTAKKFVPNPFVPGLVMYRTGDTGKWLPDGQLAFTGRMDDQVKVRGFRIEPGEIQYQIEKVTGVEQAVVTMQELNGEQAIVAYWKGDMALDSVVIATTLKQCLPGYMLPSCYIRLEAIPYNSNGKVDKKKLPAPQHGAAETIVLPADEWQQVLYDCWQKVLGTGDFGITHNFFQLGGHSLKAARLRTLIAKETSRELTLNEIFLAPTIAQQATLLQEKTQHRRQVIARAGEAADYPLSFTQERLWVLTGFEEASRAYHMPAAFRVQGAINHTTLEAAFRMVMAKHESLRTVFRKGTHGPVQVILPAADIRFAINIYEQPLQTKAEQEAFLRKQWQRAFDLEQGPLLRCLLLITPETTILSFCMHHIISDGWSIGVLYKDVAAAYRQLEENDATSLPLPDVQYRDFAVWQRAHLTDEVLQQQLLYWKEAVFGNEIIPLELPADFHRPAVKTYNGATYRQLFTKEDTRLLQETALKHDVSLFMKLMAAVSVLLKKTANQEDITIGTPVAGRDQMQLYDQIGFFVNTLPLRMKVTGSLSYSTLLAQWRSHILQAFDHQYFPFELLVEALQPRRDLSHSPLFDVMVVLQEATGISGSATTFSDGVVLEQLHLDAGVTKYDLTFSFEVKEEQLLLELEYNTDLFVEATVARFVGYLQKIIHTTCLAPDILIKDIAVSGQRELQLICDKADQTAVGYRKDETIVSLFRRMVAAYPDNIALKVKDNSISYQALDESSGKLARLLKEQYEVASQELVALHMDRSEWMLVAILGVLKAGAAYVPIDPAYPAARIRYIVSDAGSRLLLYDILPVHALPDDVLLVDVARQPDETLTPYAAAVQPEDLAYVIYTSGTTGHPKGVLIEHRQVNRLFFNDENIFDFTEKDSWSLFHSYCFDFSVWEMYGALLNGGRLVMVPKETAQDALLCYDFLKAEKITVLNQTPTAFRSLLLLNGQRLAQEDLRVRYVIFGGEALMPELLAPWKKVCSECRLINMYGITETTVHVTWKEITDEAIALNKSNIGIPIPTLSCYVLDQDLTLCPVQTIGELCVGGAGVARGYHNRPELSREKFVPHPFKPDERIYRSGDFARILSNGDIEYIGRKDEQVKIRGHRIEMAEITSALLALDEVKDAVVLAKKSAGDAYELMAYIIPAASADVPAASWRGLLENRLPAYMIPTCFFLLEAFPLTANGKLDQQALPASLQATTIGSTYIAPRNEIDRQIIDIWKEVLDREVIGLRDDFFDLGGHSLKAARVILKIQEIYGVKIDLKNLFISPTVEHLSNFVETMKWMEDESNKAEENQEELIL, from the coding sequence ATGAAAGTATTAGAATTATTAAAGCAATTAAGGACCATTGGAATTGTGCCCCAGGCCGATGGAGATAACCTGAAGCTAAGTGGTAATACCAACGCTTTCACCCCGGCGCTCCGGCAGGAAATACAGGCACATAAGCAGGAACTGATAGCCTTTCTGACAGAAAGCAGGAACGCTGCAGCCATGGAAGTGATTACACCTGCCGGGGAAAGAACACATTATCCGCTTTCCAATGCACAGCGCAGGCTATGGGTACTAAGTCAGTTTGAAGGTGGCAACCAGGCATATAATATCACCACAGAATTTCATCTGAAAGGAACGGTTGTCAGAGAAAAATTTGAAGCAGCTTTCCGGCTCGCTGTTCAGCGGCATGAAAGCCTGCGTACTGTTTTCCGGGAGGTGGAAGGAGAACCCGTACAATTGATCCTGGAAGATATGCCGTTCGCTGTTTCGTATAGTGATATCCGTCATGTTGCTGATCTGAAGCGCAAACTGACGGAGGAAGTGGCGGCAGCCGGTAACTGGCTGTATGACCTGGAAAACGGTCCCCTGCTGAAAGTAAAGCTGTTGCAGATCGCAACAGATGAATATGCCATGATCTTCTCCATCCATCACATTATCAGCGATGGATGGTCTATTGGTGTATTGGTACAGGAGGTCATGCAGCATTACAAGGCATTGTGCCTGGGGAATAAAACCGATCACCGCCCGCTACCTGTTCAGTATAAGGATTATGTGATATGGATGGAAACAAAGCTGAGTGGCGACAGTACCAGTAAGGCAAGGGAATATTGGCGCAGCCGGAAACTGGGAGAAGTGGCCCCGATTACGTTACCCACAGATTTCAAAAGACCTGACACCAATTATTTTGAAGGGGCCAGTCTGAAACTATACTTCGAAAATGGGCTATACGCTTCCCTGGAAAAGTTTGCCCTGGACAACAAAACGACTTTATTCAATGTCTTCCGCGCCTTGCTGGGTGTACTACTGCATAAATTGTCCGGCCAGGAACAAGTGATTATTGGGGTGCCGGTAGCGGGAAGGCCCAGCAGTCAGCTGCACGAACAGATAGGGCTATACGTAAATACGCTGCCTTTGTTGTCGGTATTCGACGGAAGCCTTACCTTCCGCGAATACCTGAATCAGATATCAGCCGACTCCGTGCATTCACTGGAATTTCAGCACTATCCGCTGGACAGGATCATTGAAGAATCGGCCGTTAGCCGTAATGTGTCGCATAATCCGTTGTTTGATGTCATGATGGTATTACAGAATACCTCCATCGGTGATGGTACGATCAGCTATCAGCACCAGCACGGTTTCAGCCTGACACCGCTGGATGATTACCTGTATGGCGGCGACAGACGTCACCGGCCGGATGTAGCTGCAAAATTTGATCTTACCTTTAATTTCTCCTCTGAACCAGACCTCCGCTATTACCTGGAAATAGAATACAGCACCAGATTGTTTAAAGAGGAATCGATACGCCTCCTGTATGATATCTTCCTGTATATTATCCGCCAGGTAATGACAGCACCTGCCATTACGCTGGCGGCTATACAGCTGGCAGATGAGGCGGCCCGGAAACAGATACTGCATACCTTCAATACACTGGTGGGTACGGTGGAGGAGACAACGATCCTGCAATTGTTTGCCGCAAAGCTGCATAGTGATGAGCCGGTATTACTGACAGTAGATAAAACCTATAGTTATGCTGAACTGGATACGTATGCTACAGCGGTAGCCCATAAAATATATAACAGGCTGGCCGGCGGGCGGTGTACCGTAGCATTGCTGCTGGACAGAACGGAGAAAATGCTGTTTGCCGTTGTCGGATGTATGAAGAGTGGTTGTACCTATGTCCCGGTAGACGTTAATTATCCTGATGAGCGTATCGCCTACCTGCTGGATGATGCCGGAGCGGGCATCCTGTTGGTAGATGAGATTGGGAAACAACGTATCCCGCCAACTTATACAGGAAACATCATTGAACTGGACCTGCTAACAGCGGAAGACGCCCCGCTGCTCCACCTGCCGGCGGTATCACCGGATGATACGGCTTACCTGATTTATACTTCCGGTTCTACCGGAAAGCCCAAGGGAGTGGAAATCACGCACAGGAACGCCATCGCGTTCCTCAAATGGGCCGCTGATGAGTTCCGGAACACGCCTTATGAAATATTATATGCGGCTACTTCCTATTGCTTCGATCTGTCTGTATTCGAATTTTTTCTGCCTCTCATCCAGGGAAAAAAAATCAGATTGCTCACCTCCGCGTTACAGATACCGGAGTGGTTGCCTGCTGATGATAAAGTATTGCTGAATACAGTGCCGTCGGTGATCCGGAGCTTGCTGGAACAAAAGATAGACTGGACAAAAGTGGTAGCGGTAAATATGGCGGGAGAGGCAGCCCCGCTGATCTTTAAGGAGCAGTTGGATTATCACCGGATCGCCATCAGAAATTTATACGGCCCTTCGGAAGATACTACTTACAGTACCGTATACCGTTTCAGGGATGATAGATATGATACCGTGCCTATTGGTAACCCTGTCGGCTATACGCAGGCGTATATTCTTGATAAAGATGCCAATCTGCTGCCGGTGGGGGTGGAAGGCGAAATCTGTCTTTCCGGCCTGTCGGTGGCAAAAGGATATTTCAATAACCCGGAGCTGACGGCAAAGAAATTTGTGCCCAACCCATTTGTACCGGGGTTGGTGATGTACCGTACCGGAGATACCGGCAAATGGCTGCCCGACGGGCAGCTGGCATTTACCGGCCGGATGGACGACCAGGTGAAAGTGAGAGGGTTCCGCATTGAACCGGGTGAAATTCAATACCAGATAGAGAAGGTAACCGGTGTAGAACAGGCGGTAGTCACCATGCAGGAATTGAACGGTGAACAGGCCATTGTAGCCTACTGGAAAGGAGATATGGCGCTGGATAGTGTGGTCATAGCCACCACGCTGAAACAATGCTTGCCCGGGTATATGCTGCCATCCTGTTATATCCGGCTGGAAGCTATTCCTTATAACAGCAACGGCAAAGTAGATAAGAAAAAATTGCCTGCTCCGCAACACGGCGCTGCGGAAACAATTGTGCTGCCTGCTGATGAATGGCAACAGGTTCTGTACGACTGCTGGCAGAAAGTACTGGGTACTGGCGACTTTGGTATCACGCATAACTTTTTTCAACTGGGTGGTCATAGCCTGAAAGCCGCCCGCCTGCGTACACTGATTGCAAAAGAAACCAGCCGTGAGCTCACCCTCAACGAAATATTTCTGGCGCCTACCATCGCACAACAGGCGACCCTGCTGCAAGAGAAAACGCAGCATCGCCGGCAGGTTATCGCGCGTGCCGGAGAGGCAGCTGACTATCCTTTATCTTTTACACAGGAACGTCTTTGGGTGCTCACCGGTTTTGAAGAAGCATCCAGGGCTTATCATATGCCGGCGGCCTTCCGGGTGCAGGGTGCTATCAATCATACTACCCTGGAAGCGGCTTTTCGCATGGTGATGGCGAAACATGAAAGCCTGCGTACCGTATTCAGAAAAGGCACACATGGGCCTGTGCAGGTGATACTGCCTGCAGCAGACATCCGGTTTGCAATCAATATTTATGAACAACCGTTACAGACAAAAGCGGAACAGGAAGCCTTCCTCAGAAAACAATGGCAACGCGCCTTCGATCTGGAGCAGGGGCCATTGCTCCGTTGTTTGCTGCTGATAACGCCGGAAACGACTATTCTCTCGTTCTGTATGCATCATATCATCAGCGATGGATGGTCAATAGGCGTGTTGTATAAAGATGTGGCGGCTGCATACCGGCAACTGGAGGAGAATGATGCTACTTCATTGCCATTGCCCGACGTGCAATACAGAGATTTTGCCGTATGGCAGCGGGCACATCTTACAGATGAGGTCTTGCAGCAGCAGTTGTTATACTGGAAAGAAGCGGTGTTTGGTAATGAGATCATTCCGTTGGAACTGCCGGCGGATTTTCATCGTCCGGCGGTGAAAACCTACAACGGAGCCACTTACCGGCAGTTGTTTACAAAAGAAGATACCAGGTTGCTGCAGGAAACGGCATTGAAACACGACGTGAGTCTGTTTATGAAATTGATGGCCGCTGTTTCCGTATTGCTGAAAAAAACAGCCAACCAGGAAGATATTACGATCGGCACGCCGGTAGCGGGGAGAGACCAGATGCAGTTGTACGATCAGATAGGTTTCTTCGTCAATACATTGCCGTTACGCATGAAGGTAACCGGAAGCCTGAGCTATAGTACCCTGCTGGCACAGTGGCGCAGCCATATATTACAGGCGTTCGACCATCAGTATTTCCCCTTCGAATTACTCGTGGAGGCCTTGCAGCCCCGGCGTGATCTTTCGCATTCTCCGCTGTTCGATGTAATGGTGGTGTTGCAGGAGGCAACCGGTATCAGCGGATCGGCGACTACGTTTTCAGATGGTGTGGTGCTGGAACAGCTACACCTGGATGCCGGGGTCACTAAGTATGACCTGACTTTCTCCTTTGAAGTGAAGGAGGAGCAGCTCTTACTGGAACTGGAATACAACACCGATTTGTTTGTGGAAGCAACGGTGGCAAGGTTTGTGGGCTATCTGCAGAAAATCATACATACAACCTGTCTTGCCCCCGATATCCTGATAAAGGATATTGCCGTGTCCGGGCAGCGGGAGTTGCAGCTGATATGTGACAAGGCAGATCAGACAGCAGTAGGATACCGTAAAGATGAAACCATCGTATCCCTGTTCAGGCGGATGGTGGCCGCTTATCCGGACAATATTGCCCTGAAGGTAAAGGACAACAGTATCAGTTATCAGGCATTGGATGAAAGCAGCGGAAAGCTGGCCAGGCTGTTAAAAGAACAATACGAGGTCGCCTCACAGGAGCTGGTGGCATTGCATATGGATCGTTCCGAATGGATGCTGGTAGCCATACTGGGCGTACTGAAAGCAGGAGCAGCATATGTACCCATAGATCCGGCCTATCCGGCTGCGAGGATCAGGTATATAGTATCCGATGCTGGAAGCCGCCTGCTATTGTACGATATATTACCCGTGCATGCATTGCCGGATGACGTACTGCTGGTAGATGTTGCCCGGCAGCCGGATGAAACGCTGACGCCCTATGCAGCCGCTGTACAGCCGGAAGATCTGGCATATGTGATCTATACTTCCGGTACAACCGGTCATCCCAAAGGGGTATTGATAGAACACCGGCAGGTGAACAGACTGTTTTTTAATGATGAAAATATTTTTGACTTCACCGAAAAAGACAGTTGGTCATTATTCCATTCCTACTGTTTCGATTTTTCGGTATGGGAAATGTATGGCGCCTTGTTGAATGGTGGCCGGCTGGTGATGGTACCGAAAGAAACAGCGCAGGATGCGCTTTTGTGCTACGATTTTCTGAAAGCGGAAAAAATTACGGTACTGAATCAGACACCTACTGCTTTCAGAAGTCTGCTGTTATTGAACGGACAACGTCTCGCACAGGAGGACCTCCGGGTGAGGTACGTCATTTTTGGTGGAGAAGCCCTGATGCCAGAACTATTGGCGCCCTGGAAAAAAGTATGTAGCGAATGCCGGCTGATCAACATGTATGGTATCACCGAAACAACGGTGCATGTCACCTGGAAAGAAATTACCGATGAAGCGATTGCGTTGAACAAAAGTAATATCGGCATACCTATTCCCACACTCAGTTGTTATGTACTGGATCAGGACCTGACTTTATGCCCGGTGCAGACCATCGGTGAACTATGTGTAGGGGGCGCAGGAGTGGCAAGAGGATATCATAACCGGCCGGAACTGAGCCGGGAAAAATTTGTACCGCATCCGTTTAAACCGGATGAACGCATTTATCGCTCAGGGGATTTCGCCAGAATATTATCCAATGGTGATATAGAGTATATCGGCCGGAAAGATGAGCAGGTGAAGATACGCGGTCACAGAATAGAGATGGCGGAAATAACCTCCGCTTTGCTGGCACTGGATGAAGTAAAAGATGCGGTGGTACTGGCGAAGAAAAGTGCCGGCGATGCGTATGAACTGATGGCCTATATCATTCCGGCAGCATCGGCAGATGTACCTGCCGCCAGCTGGCGCGGGCTGCTGGAAAACCGCCTGCCTGCCTATATGATACCTACCTGCTTTTTCCTGCTGGAAGCATTCCCGCTCACGGCAAACGGTAAACTGGACCAGCAGGCTTTGCCTGCATCTCTACAGGCAACAACTATCGGCAGTACTTATATAGCACCCAGGAATGAGATAGACAGACAGATTATTGACATCTGGAAAGAGGTATTGGACAGAGAGGTCATAGGACTCCGGGATGATTTCTTCGACCTCGGTGGCCATAGCCTCAAAGCAGCCCGGGTGATTTTAAAGATCCAGGAGATATATGGCGTAAAGATAGATCTGAAGAATCTCTTCATCTCACCTACCGTAGAACATCTCTCCAACTTTGTGGAAACGATGAAGTGGATGGAGGATGAAAGTAACAAAGCAGAAGAGAACCAGGAAGAGCTGATACTGTAA
- a CDS encoding AMP-binding protein yields the protein MEYSSYGIFRQIAALNPDKTVFHAVEQHGTCITCTNTALFSNVKRLAARLEHYDMTKPVLLLYTGSIDFVVAFLACQAVGAIAVPMFYPRTQRHFMRLQHIINDCSAGLILCEASNLAVIREGLAALHIPEERIAGTDWSDENMDSAAFAAATGDNNISFIQYTSGSTGLPKGVVVTQENIVSNLQQIQETFSCDQDTVVLSWLPFYHDMGLIGNLLQCLYTGCTCVLVSPVAVVQRPESWLQLISQYKVTHSGGPNFMYDLCIEKVDADRLLEEGVDLRTWKIAYNGAEPVKKRTLDAFAEKFAKLAFNPDALFPCYGLAEATLLVAAGTYRPTAGSLVSSGKICRTFEVALLNTETGEVAEEEGEIVIHGPSVTSGYLGRDNDSLFCNINGKQFLRTGDIGRIQAGELYITGRQKEMIIINGKNYFPYDLEHEIAAAVEALSFNNVIVSYLADITELPLVFAEIGRHTNPEEAAVILQQIDSVVIAVTNISCIDIVLLGPRSMPRTSSGKLQRIRCRKDYLEGALEKVIATKRDIPIPVDALANLAITINPDNLEKIADFLRLLINQTLKLELKTSDFNENTELIALGIDSLKGVEMVNLINHYLQLNMEATRLLSFRYVKDLEEFIANLIWLRNVESAGEKITI from the coding sequence ATGGAGTATAGCTCATATGGAATTTTCAGGCAGATAGCTGCACTTAACCCGGACAAAACGGTGTTTCATGCTGTGGAACAGCATGGAACATGTATTACATGTACAAATACCGCCTTGTTTTCAAATGTAAAAAGACTGGCTGCCCGGTTGGAACACTATGATATGACCAAACCGGTATTGCTGTTGTATACCGGCAGTATCGATTTTGTAGTCGCTTTTCTGGCTTGTCAGGCAGTGGGGGCTATTGCAGTGCCGATGTTCTATCCCAGAACCCAGCGGCACTTCATGCGCCTGCAGCATATCATAAACGATTGTTCAGCAGGACTGATCCTTTGTGAAGCCTCCAATCTTGCCGTGATCAGAGAAGGATTGGCAGCATTGCATATCCCCGAAGAGAGGATTGCCGGAACAGATTGGTCTGATGAAAACATGGACTCAGCTGCATTTGCTGCTGCAACAGGCGATAATAACATTTCTTTTATTCAGTATACTTCTGGTTCTACCGGCCTGCCTAAGGGAGTAGTGGTAACTCAGGAAAACATAGTAAGCAATCTGCAACAGATACAGGAAACATTTTCCTGTGACCAGGATACTGTTGTGTTATCATGGCTACCCTTTTATCATGATATGGGCCTTATCGGCAACCTGTTACAATGTTTGTATACCGGCTGTACCTGTGTGCTGGTGTCGCCCGTAGCAGTGGTGCAGCGCCCGGAAAGCTGGTTGCAGCTGATATCGCAGTATAAGGTAACACATAGTGGCGGCCCCAATTTCATGTACGACCTCTGTATAGAAAAAGTAGATGCCGATCGCCTGCTGGAAGAAGGAGTAGACCTCCGTACCTGGAAAATCGCCTATAATGGTGCGGAGCCGGTGAAGAAAAGAACGCTGGATGCATTCGCGGAAAAGTTCGCCAAACTGGCTTTCAATCCCGATGCGTTATTTCCCTGTTATGGCCTGGCAGAAGCCACCCTGCTGGTAGCAGCAGGTACCTATCGGCCAACAGCCGGATCGCTGGTATCTTCCGGTAAAATATGCCGCACCTTTGAAGTAGCCTTGTTAAATACCGAAACCGGAGAAGTTGCAGAAGAGGAAGGTGAGATCGTTATTCATGGTCCTTCTGTTACCAGCGGTTACCTGGGCCGCGACAACGATAGTTTGTTCTGTAATATAAATGGAAAACAGTTCCTGAGAACCGGCGACATTGGCCGGATACAAGCAGGAGAGCTATACATTACCGGCCGGCAGAAAGAGATGATCATCATCAACGGGAAAAATTATTTTCCCTACGACCTGGAGCATGAAATAGCCGCGGCAGTAGAAGCCTTATCATTTAACAATGTCATTGTATCCTACCTGGCTGATATAACAGAGTTACCCCTGGTGTTTGCCGAAATCGGCCGCCATACCAATCCGGAAGAAGCAGCGGTTATCCTGCAGCAGATCGATAGCGTAGTCATTGCGGTCACCAATATCAGTTGTATAGATATTGTGCTGTTGGGCCCGCGGAGTATGCCACGCACTTCCAGCGGCAAACTGCAGCGCATCCGCTGCCGGAAAGACTATCTCGAAGGGGCCTTGGAAAAAGTAATCGCCACTAAACGCGACATACCGATACCGGTAGATGCGTTGGCCAATCTGGCCATAACAATTAATCCGGATAACCTGGAAAAAATAGCAGACTTCCTCCGCTTGCTGATCAACCAGACCCTGAAACTGGAACTGAAAACATCCGACTTTAATGAAAATACAGAACTGATAGCGCTGGGCATTGATTCGCTGAAAGGAGTGGAGATGGTGAACCTGATCAATCATTATCTGCAACTGAATATGGAAGCCACCAGATTATTGTCTTTCCGTTATGTAAAAGACCTGGAAGAGTTTATTGCTAACCTGATTTGGCTGAGAAATGTGGAATCTGCCGGAGAAAAAATAACTATATGA
- a CDS encoding outer membrane beta-barrel family protein yields the protein MRKLLVYISVLLFFCYHETVAQTAKTIAGVITDASSRKPVSYASITLLAFSDSSNVKMAVADSTGRYELKDLKAGRYYLYTKCMGYKDRWDTINALQESDRAIIRDIVLASSENQVKEVVVAGKIPPVQVKADRVIVNVAGSVNATGSSVYELLLKSPGVRQGNDDAITINGRTGLQVYQDGRQLTLSGKELTDLLKSMQSADIGTIEIITNPSARYEAAGNAGIINIKTRKGQALGFNSNVTLTAGFGSYNPKYDAGINLNYRIKKFNFFGNYNYFTGNSLWTIDFFRIQNNSKNEPVHFDQRYRNVIHSSIHTFKAGADYFISPRSRLSVIVDANIPATKSSANSITPIYKIPGKIDSTLLAGNEERKSSHLYNYSVNYRYADKDGRELVADGSYIRYNMDANSFQPNYYMNNGGNGTSAVLFHNFNAAKIDIYAGKLDYQQPLFGGTLNAGVKVSGTRTDNSVHYFKVDKNNLPETDTARTNQFVYDEKIYAAYVNYNLAVGKWTFVAGLRGEQTNVDGRLRTLSGKGEQALDSQYINLFPNVAVTYDINEDHTLELSYNKRIDRPVYQDLNPFEFVLDELSYMKGNPFLKPQFSSTVKLSHAFRKFLTTSVSYTDVRDFMVRYRDTISAGRTFQTNINVAHQYTYNLSTTVQLAPLKWWNFYYTLGLFHQKVSGVMGGGKVPISTSDNFWSITGSNTFSIGKGWSAELSGFYNSDFPDVPATIYAQWQLDAGIQKKILKDAGVLRLSVSDMFNSFDYTLKRDFGGLYYTGRNKRETQQVKISFTYRFGNNQVKGSSAEGNGLKDEKNRIK from the coding sequence ATGAGAAAATTACTTGTATACATATCAGTATTGTTATTTTTTTGCTATCATGAAACTGTTGCACAGACGGCAAAAACAATTGCAGGTGTTATTACAGATGCTTCATCGCGTAAGCCGGTATCATATGCCAGTATCACGCTGCTGGCATTTAGTGATTCTTCCAATGTAAAAATGGCTGTAGCTGATAGTACCGGAAGATATGAACTGAAAGATCTGAAGGCAGGCAGGTATTACCTGTATACAAAATGCATGGGGTATAAAGACAGGTGGGATACCATTAATGCATTACAGGAAAGTGATCGGGCCATCATCCGGGATATCGTGCTGGCATCTTCGGAAAATCAGGTGAAAGAAGTAGTGGTGGCCGGAAAGATACCGCCAGTGCAGGTAAAGGCAGATCGCGTTATTGTAAATGTGGCTGGAAGTGTGAATGCAACCGGTAGCTCAGTATATGAGTTATTGCTCAAATCACCAGGTGTGCGGCAGGGAAACGACGATGCCATCACCATCAATGGACGTACCGGTTTACAGGTATACCAGGATGGCCGTCAGCTTACCTTAAGCGGGAAAGAACTGACAGACCTGCTTAAAAGTATGCAGTCTGCTGATATCGGTACCATAGAAATCATTACCAATCCATCCGCCAGATACGAAGCCGCCGGTAATGCCGGTATTATCAACATCAAAACCCGTAAAGGGCAGGCGCTGGGCTTCAATTCCAATGTTACCCTGACCGCAGGATTTGGTTCCTATAATCCCAAATATGATGCAGGTATCAATCTTAATTACCGGATAAAGAAATTTAACTTCTTCGGCAACTATAATTACTTTACCGGAAACAGCCTGTGGACAATAGACTTTTTTCGTATACAGAACAATAGTAAAAATGAGCCGGTACATTTTGACCAGCGCTATAGAAACGTTATCCACAGCAGTATACACACGTTTAAAGCAGGAGCGGATTACTTTATTTCTCCACGTAGCCGACTGAGTGTGATTGTAGACGCCAATATTCCGGCTACGAAGAGCAGTGCCAATAGTATTACACCTATCTATAAAATACCCGGTAAGATCGACTCCACATTGCTGGCCGGTAACGAAGAGCGGAAAAGCAGTCATCTGTATAATTACAGTGTCAATTATCGCTACGCCGATAAGGACGGAAGGGAGCTGGTAGCTGATGGCAGCTATATCCGCTACAATATGGATGCAAACAGCTTTCAGCCTAATTATTACATGAATAATGGCGGTAATGGTACCAGCGCTGTCTTGTTTCATAATTTCAATGCTGCAAAAATTGATATTTACGCAGGTAAACTCGATTATCAGCAGCCACTCTTTGGCGGAACATTGAATGCCGGTGTTAAAGTCAGTGGAACCAGAACAGACAACAGTGTACATTATTTTAAGGTGGATAAAAACAACCTGCCGGAAACAGATACAGCGCGTACCAATCAGTTTGTGTATGATGAAAAAATATACGCTGCCTACGTTAACTATAACCTGGCAGTGGGTAAATGGACGTTTGTAGCAGGGCTCAGAGGAGAACAGACGAACGTAGATGGCCGGTTACGGACACTTTCCGGCAAAGGAGAACAGGCACTCGATAGCCAGTATATCAACCTGTTCCCCAATGTAGCGGTTACCTATGATATTAATGAGGATCATACACTGGAGTTATCCTACAACAAAAGGATCGACCGACCGGTTTATCAGGATCTCAATCCCTTTGAATTTGTATTGGATGAATTGTCTTACATGAAAGGCAACCCTTTCCTGAAACCGCAGTTTTCCAGTACAGTTAAGTTATCTCATGCGTTCAGGAAGTTTCTCACTACTTCGGTGAGCTACACAGATGTGAGAGATTTTATGGTGCGCTACCGGGATACGATTTCCGCTGGCAGAACTTTCCAGACCAACATTAACGTCGCTCACCAGTATACCTACAACCTCTCCACTACTGTGCAACTGGCTCCCCTCAAGTGGTGGAATTTTTACTATACACTGGGACTCTTCCATCAAAAAGTATCAGGAGTAATGGGCGGAGGAAAGGTGCCTATCTCTACATCCGATAACTTCTGGAGCATAACCGGCAGCAATACCTTTAGTATTGGTAAAGGCTGGAGTGCTGAATTATCGGGATTTTATAATTCAGATTTTCCGGACGTGCCGGCAACCATTTATGCACAGTGGCAGCTGGATGCGGGCATACAGAAAAAAATACTGAAAGACGCAGGCGTGTTGCGGTTAAGTGTATCAGATATGTTTAACTCCTTTGACTATACGTTGAAGAGAGATTTCGGAGGACTTTATTACACCGGGAGAAACAAGCGAGAAACACAACAGGTAAAAATATCATTCACATACAGGTTTGGAAATAATCAGGTGAAAGGCTCATCAGCAGAAGGCAATGGACTAAAAGATGAAAAGAACCGCATAAAATAA